The stretch of DNA TACAGGTGGTGTTGCAAGAAGTCGTATATTAACCAAATCTATTGAGAAAAAAATAAAAAAATCAATTTATATTGCTCCCAATACACAAATCATAGGAGCTTTAGGAGCAGCTGTAATTGGATGGGAAATGTTAAATTTAAGAGGGGATTAATTCCCTCTTTTTTTATAATCCATAGGAAATTATATATCTTTATAAAAATGAAAAGATTTTAGTGAAGGTTGTTGCCAAAATGAAAGAAAAGTAATACAATATAATTAGATATTTAGATAATTATCTAAATATCTAATTTGATGAAAGAGGTGATAAAGTGAATAAAACATTTAAGGCTTTGGCTGACCCTACTAGAAGAAAAATTTTAGAGTTACTAAAAGAAAAGGACTTAACTGCTGGAGAAATTGCAGATTTTTTTAACATAAGTAAACCTTCTATTAGTCATCATTTGAATATTTTAAAAAATGTAGGATTAGTTTTAAGTGAAAAAGTTGGTCAAAATATATATTATTCTTTAAATACGACAGCATTTCAAGAGATTATGAAGTGGATATTTGATTTTATGGAAAGGAGAGATAATAATGAAGATAAATAAATGGATTTTATTGATACTTTTAATTTCATTTATAGCTACAATTTTTATATACAGCAGTTTACCAGATTCGATTCCTAGACATTGGAATATTAAAGGTGAAATTGATGCGTACGGTCATAAAAATATGGTTTTCTTTACTGCTTTATTGCCTATAGGTTTATATGTTTTAATGTTGTTAATACCTAAAATAGATCCTAAAAGAAAATCTTATTTAAAACACAAAAAAGCTT from Caloranaerobacter ferrireducens encodes:
- a CDS encoding autorepressor SdpR family transcription factor, translating into MNKTFKALADPTRRKILELLKEKDLTAGEIADFFNISKPSISHHLNILKNVGLVLSEKVGQNIYYSLNTTAFQEIMKWIFDFMERRDNNEDK